The genome window TTTTATAGTGCTATAAAAGGTTTGTCAATATAAATTAGTTCTTTCTAAATCACCCCCTTTGATATGATTAAGTGCTCCTGATAATGCCAGTCGGGTAGAACCAGACTGCTATTCGTCCATTATAGGACATGGTATCTATTCGGAGCATGGTTGGGCTGCCTAATCTTTTACGGAATCATTTTATCAATGATTAACTATAAAATGAGGCTTACCCAGCCATCATATTTTTCTGCATGGCGGTTTGATAATCAATTTGGTCTTTAAGCATATGATAGATGATGCCCGCAATTTTGCGTGCCAACGCAATTCGGGCAACGCTTTTGCCTTTTCGTTTCATTAAACGGTAATAATATTGAATCAGCCGGTGATCAGTGCGGTTAGTATGTGAAGCGTGCAGGGCAATTTCGACAAAGATGCGTTTTAAGTACATATTGGCTTGTTTGCAGAGGTGACCATGGTGTTGCTTATCGGCACTACTTTTTGTTTTAGGGATTAACCCCACATATGCCGCATACCGTTTGGCATCCGGGAATCGGGTGATCGGGCCGGTTTCATAGATAATCGTGAAGGCGGACAGTTTCCCTAGTCCGGGGAAGGTCATGAGCAATTGGGCGTCGGCAGATAATGCCGCTTTCTCGGTGATGATTTTTTCCCAGTAATCAATCTGGTCCGAAAGAAAATCAATGTGGCGCAGACACTGTTTGATGGCTTCAGCATAAGGTGAAGGTAAGGAGATTTGCGTCAGTGCGTCCTTTTCTTTAGGCGAGATAATTTCGATTAATGAATCGCGACCTTCACCGCACCATATCTGCCGGCACTCTGAAGTAATGTTGAATTTGGACAGGATGGCACGAATGACATTCTTAAATTGGGTCCGAAACATCAACAAACGAAGCCGGATGCGTAAGAGATCCCGCATGTTGCGTTCTTCTTTTTCCGGAATCCAGCAGGTCGGGAGAAGATCGGCACGTAATAGATGGGCCAACATCCGGGCATCAACCTTATCATTCTTGACCCGGGCATGGGCGATGACCTTAGTCTGCAAAGGATTAGCAAGCAATACTTCGGTATCTAAGTCCTGCAGTAAATCCACTAACCAATACCAGTTCCCGGTCGCTTCAACCGCAATTTTGCAGTCATTCTTAAGCGGCTCAAAGAATTGTTGAATGGCAGGCTTGTCATTGTTTAACCGCTGCGTAGTCTCCGTGTTTGTTTGGTCGTCGTACACATAAAATTGCGAAAACCTACGGTGCAAATCAATTCCAACATAATTCATATTATCTCCTTTATCGTAAGCATAATCAGTTTCTTTCGATTGACAAACGTTTTATTATATCTTTTATGCCATAAAACTGTCGATATTTTAGGACATTTTTCTGGTGTGAAGTAATCTTGAAAATTCATTATACTTTTGAAGCATGGCCTGTTGATTTGGTCCTGAAATTGGCTGAAATACATAGCGGATTGTTAATCCCATATTTCTTCAGAAAAATCGGATCTGATAACTCAATTCGTGACTAGTTCATTTATCCTTTTGACCTATTGGCGTGAGTTTCTATCCGAAACGAAGCTGACTAATCATGTTTTTTACAGTTTATAGCATAAAAGCCACGATATTTCAGTAGTTGTTTGTCAAAGCGGTTATTTCAGCCAAGATGTAGAGTACCCGGCCTGCGGACGACACCCCCGGCGGTCGATCGAAGCACAGATCTAGCCAATTAGATCCGGAAACAGTAGCGCCATGGACTATATAGTATAATCCAATCCGATACAATATTCGATCCATTCTGTTAATAATAAAAAAAACACACACCTTGTGGATGTTATAATTTGTTTTATAATGCTAAAAAGCATGCGAGGGGAAAAACATGATTCCATAATGGATTCATGATAATAATAAAAGGAGGTAAAAATGTCTAGACGAGCATGTCTGTATTTGGGCGTCATTGTATGTATGGCTTTAATGACGTCCTGCCAAAGCATTGACAAAGCCATAGATGATGAGTATGCTGTAATAGATGAACAAAACGATAATTCTAATGGACCGAATAGAGGGATAGACGACCTCGAACCGAGTCCCCCAGTAGTAATCCCTGAGTCATTATGGTATCAATACGATTTCCATGAATTATCGGACGAGGAGATTGATTCTTTATATGATGCGGGGCTTGGGGATCAAGATGAATCGCCTAGCGATGGCTGGTCTGCAAAAGCATGGGCAGTATCGTGGGGATCTCTTTTCTGGAAGCTTGAATATTGTGGAGCGAGTACTAAAAAAGTTCCAATGGTTCCACCAAATGTTACTCTTTATCTTTATACGGAAATATGGAGCAAGCTTCATAGCGCTCAAAACTACACACTCAGAAAAGTTGGTGGCCCTTCCGAAACTTCCTGTGTTTATAAGTGTTTTGTTTGGCTCTTTCTGTACTCAAAGAGTCAAACACAGGATTGGTGGTCATATGGAAAGCACCGCTGCAACGGCAGTGGCTTTGTCTACACGAATGCTTATCATACTCACTAGATTATCAAGCGGCTGGCCGTTTAGGTCAGCCGCTTTAATTCTCGCCTGGAGAGGTAATGTGTTATATGATTAGATCTTTATTTATTCCTATTTTAATTATACTGAATTCATGTGCAAATGCGCAATCATGGGAACCGGCGGTAATACTTCCTAAACACGGTAGTGGTTTTATCATGAATACTGATCTGGTATGCTTAAACGATTCTTGTCTGATTGCCGCCTGGGACCAGGATACAAGCAACAATATGTATACCGACAATATTTTTGTAAGCATAAAAAATAATAATACTTGGACCAATCCAGTTACCCTGTCAGAATCTAATGTTGAGTGCTCAGCTCCCCGTATATGTGTTGATCAAAATGGGATAGTCCATATAATCTGGGGTGTAAACAGCATTGGTTTTATTGGACGCGTTGACAAGCTGGCATATTCATTTTGGAATGGGTCAAGTTGGAGCAGTTTTGAATACATTGCAAGCAATGCCACGATTTCCGAGGGATCGTACTACATTTCCTGCGATACTATTGGCAATTTACATATCATGTATGGCAATGAGACAGCGCCTGATCCAACCAAGAGGATTCGGCATATATGGCGAATTGGTAACACTTGGTATGGTCCAGAGGTCGTCGATGGTAGTCCGGATTTTCATTTTATTATTGATTCCCTAAGTATAACCCGATTAACCTACCAGAATGCACTCCTACCCAACCACAATAATGATGTTTATTATAATCACCTTGATTCGACCTGTGGATCCTGGTTTGGTCCTTACGTGGTTCATTATAGTGATAACCTCGATACGCTGTCATATTGGCCAAGGATAGTGGTTGATCATCAATTAAGAAAGCATGTATGTTGGTCAGAGGACTTGAATAATGATATATTAGCAGAACAAATATTATATTCGTTTTCTGATGATGATTCAAATTGGTCAAACTCCGAAGACGTGACTGGAAATCTGAACCTGGCGCTTATGATTATTTGCAGTGCGATGATTGTGGATTCTTTTAATAATATACACATTGCGTATGGTTATTATGCAGACAGCAATCTTACCCAGGGGTGCATCGGATATCAATGCCGACAAAATTCAACATGGAGCACTCCGTATATTATATCACAGAGTGTTACTTGTCTTGGAACAGCACGATTAGCACTGGATAACAATATTCTCCATATAATTTGGGTTGCTGATACGTTGGGTGACAAATATGTTTGTTACCGGAGAAAACAGTTGACGGCGGTGGAAGAACAGAAAAATATCCCAATGTTTTTGAATATCGTTCCTAATCCAGTTAAAAATACGGTCAAATTATTATTCGCTGTTTCGACGACAGGTTTTGCTAGAATCCAATTGTTTGATGTTATGGGAAGAAAGATTATGGCTAAGTCGCTACTACTTAATAACGCTGGTATACATAGTGTAATGCTGGATTTAAGTAACATCGCAGCTGGAACATATTTCTTGGTGGTGAAAACTGATAACAATTCTTTTTCAAAACCATTAATAAAACTGAACGATTAGATCGTGGGAACAAATTCCACCCTGCCCCGCTATGCATCATACGGGATTAAACGAAAACTATAAAAAGTTGAATCATAGCCCTTAAAACCACCATAATCTCAGAAGATATTTCTATAATAGCAATTTTCGAAGGGATCTAGTAGAGTTTGGCTTTTTTTTAAAAATATTAGCTGTTGATTAGGTATAGAAAAAGGCCTAACTACGTATACATAGCGGATTGTTAGACCATTTTATTTTTGGACATCGCAACCCATTAAATCTCGGCACGAATTCCGCAATACTATAAAATGTTAAATTTTCATCCATAAAACCGCCGTAATCCCAATGGATAATGTCACGATATGATACTATATGAAATAACCGGTTTGCGGACTACACACCCGGCGGTCGACCGAAGTACAGATCTAACCAATTGGGTTCGAAAACTGTCGTGCCATGAACTTTACAATATTACCATATTAAAATAAGACTCAATCGATTCTGTTAATAATAAAAAAAACATCTTGTTGCATAGGAGTGATGCAATGGTTATTCTATTATATTAAAAGGAAACTGGGATATGACAAAAAGAACTGCACATCGGAGTGCAACCGGTAGGAAACTTTACGCAATGCGTGATAAAAAGGGTCGGTTCAAGGACATCCAGACCTACAAACCTGCTCATGACCAGGACATTAGAAGAACGTGCAAGAAAGAAAAATGAGGATAAATAAGCAAAATACCGATAACCATCGGGATCAAGTTTCGTCTTTCGTACAGATTTGGGTCCCTAGACGAACCTGCTCGTCTGTGAACGAATTAAGTGCAATAGCCTATACAACCTGGATAAAGTTGCCTACAAAATGCTTGACATTGATGGCATAATAAAGACTCAAAAGTTTTCTGGACAGTTCGCTGATGTTCGAGCAGATGCCAGTCTTTATTCCCATGAAGATGCTGCATCGTTGTATGTCCAACATCCAGAAGGATTGCCACATCTCGAACGCAACACCTTGATAGTCGGCCCTCTTGGCTCAGGCAAGACAATTATGCTTAAAACACTCTTCACGAACTTGAGCTCAAAACCTAATGTCATTCCAGTATTCGTCGACACCTTGAGATGGACTTCACAAATTGCCGGAGAAACGGAAACTTACAGGTCTGAAAGGTTATCACCTCGTGGAATGGTAATGCTGGATGCAATGGCACTCGCCATTGTTATTGGTTTATGTGAGAGTGTTGGTGCATTTCAAAGTCCCAATCAATTTCATTCAACCTGGTCACTTTTTTCTGAAGCATTTCGCACCACTGAACCCAATGAAATAAGGAGTATGTCAAGAAAGAGAATAAAGGATGCCCTAAAGAATGGGCTGCAACTTCCCGAATCCTTACCCACAGTGTTCACGGTTGCCAATGCGCTCGGAAATGACATTCGTAAGGAGAAAAATGCTTTACTCGTCTTGCTCGTCGATCAGATTGATCAAGTATCCTCAAATTTCTTCTTGCCTATCGCTAGTTTGCTGCGAAGATCAAGTCACTATGTCTCAATCCTTGCAACTAGGCCATGCCCAACAGCACCAGAACCAGAAGCTATCTCTGCAGATATCACCTCGGGAGACTCTTATCGTATAATCCAGCTCGGGAGAAGTGCAACAGGCGAGACTCCGACGGGATTTGTGCACCAGTTCGTTCAGGCGCTACCTTTGATAGAACCTTACAAGTCTGAAATTGAAGATCGAACACAGCTCATAGCAAACTTGATGTGGCCCTCTCTTCGCTTCGCGATCAGTACAATCCACGAATACATTCGTCTTCGATCGGCAGATAAGAATCCCGATGAATCATGGTTCCAATCTGTTCATGAGGTCGCTCGAAGCTATGAAGATATTGTGCAAGATGGCCTCAGAGCTTGGTCAGCAAACCCTAAGTCGATGGTGAAGGAATGGCGCCGAAAGGTTTCAGCAAAAAGAGGAAGGAATTCCACATCAATTGGTCGATCATTACTATTATTTACTAAGAGCGATTTGTTTGAGGATGTTAAAGGCAAACAAGCACAGCATATGATAAGAGTCGCACTCAAGAAAGGGATCCTCTTAACGGGCCCTACGGAACATTATGTACCTGGAGTTATTCCATCTGTTTGTGAGATTGCACCTCTCCTGCTCGTCAATGATCCGAATATAGATATCTCTCGCTTTGATCCCAACCCCGTTGAATTGGAGATCACGGAAGAAACATTAGACAAATGGAGCAAACCTTTCAGCCGGACAACGAGATCAGCCAAGAGAATATTCATATCCTACTGGATGAGCGACCCTGAAAAAACAGAGCATGTGTCCTTGGGGGATTTGATTACAACAAAGTTCGGGGGTTCAATCGAAGTGGCCACAGGTGTGTTGACTGGTTCTTCACGCTGGTCTCCTGCTATCATGGAAAAAATCTCCCCAGTCGATTTGGTTTTGTGTGATCTTTCAGTACCTCGAAGAGACATCATTGTAGAGTATGGCGTTGCGATCGGCACGCATATTCCAGTTATTCAATGCCTTGCCGACAATACAAAAGCATTTGGCCTCCCCAAATGGATAACCAATCGCCAGTTTCAATTCTTTAGTGGTACAGAAGAACAACTGTATCGACTCGAAACATCAATTGCAGCACTGCTCGAAAACAATCCTGATGCGAAGAGTTGCTGGAAACGAGACTCCACTGGTAGAAATCTCGAAACTAGTCCAGAACCAAAACTCGTGATTTTTATTGGCCCAGCCAGTGCTTTATTACTTCATGAACGCATAAAGGCGACAACTAAAGAATCAAATCTTGATCTCCGGTTCCACCAGGCATCCTTTAATCTGGACAATCTTGAGGAAATGATCAAACTTGTTAGGTCTGCTGGCACTCTTATCTTAGCATTTGACTATACAATAGATGATTACCTTGCTTGTCTTGGGGGAGGGATCTTCGCAACAAAACAGATTGGATATACCGCCAACAACAAGAGATACCACCGAACCATGTATTTGATTAATATGTCAAACGACAAGTCGTCCCTTGTTTTCCCGGGTCTACTCGAATCACACCCACGTTCAGAAAGCTGCACCAATACCAGTGGCTTAGTATCGATGATTTCTAAACGATCTCGATACATACTTGATGTGCTCAAGAAAACAAAATGAAACTCTTTAACGCATACACCGATATTTTGCCGAAACCGGACAATGATACAATGTTGGTTTGGATTGGTGCTATTAGTTTCGAATCAAGATGCAATGGATCTATAGAAGCTCTGCTCAATGAAAATATCCATCTTCATCGAGTAATCGCTTTTGATTATGCAACCAATATATCGCCAAGAAGTCAAGGAGAAGAAAGTCGTGCAATAAATCGAAATCAATTTGAAAATCTAGTCAAGGACAAAGGAGAAATACAAATTGTGCACCCTTATAGGTATGCAGAATTCATCGGGAAACTAGAAACACTATCAACTGAATTAGAGAATGCACATTCTTTGATACATCTAATAGTCGATATCACGTGCCTAACTAAAATACATACCATTGCGCTGGCATATTGGCTTATT of bacterium contains these proteins:
- a CDS encoding IS110 family transposase — protein: MNYVGIDLHRRFSQFYVYDDQTNTETTQRLNNDKPAIQQFFEPLKNDCKIAVEATGNWYWLVDLLQDLDTEVLLANPLQTKVIAHARVKNDKVDARMLAHLLRADLLPTCWIPEKEERNMRDLLRIRLRLLMFRTQFKNVIRAILSKFNITSECRQIWCGEGRDSLIEIISPKEKDALTQISLPSPYAEAIKQCLRHIDFLSDQIDYWEKIITEKAALSADAQLLMTFPGLGKLSAFTIIYETGPITRFPDAKRYAAYVGLIPKTKSSADKQHHGHLCKQANMYLKRIFVEIALHASHTNRTDHRLIQYYYRLMKRKGKSVARIALARKIAGIIYHMLKDQIDYQTAMQKNMMAG
- a CDS encoding T9SS type A sorting domain-containing protein; translation: MCYMIRSLFIPILIILNSCANAQSWEPAVILPKHGSGFIMNTDLVCLNDSCLIAAWDQDTSNNMYTDNIFVSIKNNNTWTNPVTLSESNVECSAPRICVDQNGIVHIIWGVNSIGFIGRVDKLAYSFWNGSSWSSFEYIASNATISEGSYYISCDTIGNLHIMYGNETAPDPTKRIRHIWRIGNTWYGPEVVDGSPDFHFIIDSLSITRLTYQNALLPNHNNDVYYNHLDSTCGSWFGPYVVHYSDNLDTLSYWPRIVVDHQLRKHVCWSEDLNNDILAEQILYSFSDDDSNWSNSEDVTGNLNLALMIICSAMIVDSFNNIHIAYGYYADSNLTQGCIGYQCRQNSTWSTPYIISQSVTCLGTARLALDNNILHIIWVADTLGDKYVCYRRKQLTAVEEQKNIPMFLNIVPNPVKNTVKLLFAVSTTGFARIQLFDVMGRKIMAKSLLLNNAGIHSVMLDLSNIAAGTYFLVVKTDNNSFSKPLIKLND